From Sulfurospirillum tamanense, a single genomic window includes:
- a CDS encoding acetyltransferase, which yields MKVIYIYGSSGHGLVLADIAQACGYEEIVYIDGTDSDHSGLDAISSDQKIPVALGVASNHTRKALFTKLVAQGFEIATLIHPTAVISPSATLGQGTVVMPNVVVNAKARIGDGVILNSGAIVEHESSVGDFTHISPNVSIARKVIVEDLVHVGIGSCVIQNIHIGRESAIGAGSVVISNIDPNTVAFGVPCKMQKPKSL from the coding sequence ATGAAAGTCATTTACATCTACGGCTCTTCTGGTCACGGGCTTGTGCTTGCTGACATCGCCCAAGCATGTGGATATGAAGAAATAGTCTACATTGACGGTACAGATTCAGACCACTCTGGGCTTGATGCCATTTCTTCAGACCAAAAAATCCCAGTTGCCCTTGGAGTTGCTAGCAACCACACCCGCAAAGCACTCTTTACAAAACTCGTCGCGCAAGGTTTTGAAATTGCCACCCTTATCCACCCCACAGCAGTCATCTCTCCAAGTGCTACCCTTGGTCAAGGAACTGTTGTGATGCCCAATGTGGTCGTCAATGCAAAAGCACGCATTGGAGATGGGGTGATTTTAAATTCGGGTGCTATTGTAGAACACGAAAGCAGTGTAGGAGACTTTACACACATCTCCCCTAATGTCTCCATTGCCCGCAAAGTGATTGTAGAAGATTTGGTACATGTAGGCATTGGGTCTTGTGTGATTCAAAATATCCACATCGGTAGAGAAAGTGCCATTGGGGCTGGGTCCGTGGTTATTTCAAACATCGACCCCAACACAGTTGCCTTTGGGGTACCGTGCAAGATGCAAAAGCCAAAAAGTTTATAA
- the purU gene encoding formyltetrahydrofolate deformylase, which produces MRQYVLKIDCKDEKGLIYRIADVVFKYQLNIVKNDEFVDAERGRFFMRAVLSGEADMGAFQGTLGAMLPSDAAIYCSQERKKNIVIMGTKESHCLGDILLKHDSNDLNANILAIVSNYDDLRPLAQKFDIPYHYVSHAGLERETHEARVLEVLGDYTIDFLVLAKYMRILSPSFVSHYAKKTINIHHSFLPAFIGANPYKQAHERGVKIIGATAHFVTNDLDEGPIIAQDVIHVSHEMGWKEMQRAGRNVEKVVLSNALDLALEDRIFVHENKTIIF; this is translated from the coding sequence ATGAGACAGTATGTTTTGAAAATTGATTGCAAAGACGAAAAAGGGCTGATTTATCGCATTGCTGATGTGGTCTTTAAATACCAACTTAACATTGTGAAAAACGATGAGTTTGTAGATGCTGAGCGAGGGCGGTTTTTTATGCGCGCGGTGCTTAGCGGAGAAGCAGATATGGGAGCATTTCAAGGGACCCTTGGGGCGATGTTGCCAAGCGATGCGGCGATTTATTGCAGCCAAGAGCGCAAGAAAAACATTGTAATTATGGGGACCAAAGAGAGCCATTGTTTGGGTGATATTTTGCTTAAACATGATAGCAATGACCTCAATGCCAATATCTTAGCCATCGTTTCAAATTACGATGATTTGCGCCCTCTAGCGCAAAAGTTTGACATTCCCTACCATTATGTTTCCCATGCAGGTTTAGAGCGCGAAACGCATGAAGCGAGGGTTCTTGAAGTGTTAGGGGATTATACGATTGACTTTTTAGTGCTGGCTAAATACATGCGGATTCTTTCACCTTCGTTTGTGTCGCACTATGCCAAAAAAACCATCAACATTCACCACTCCTTTTTGCCTGCTTTTATTGGCGCTAATCCCTACAAGCAAGCCCATGAGCGGGGGGTAAAAATCATTGGCGCGACGGCGCATTTTGTGACTAATGACTTGGATGAGGGGCCCATCATCGCTCAAGATGTCATTCATGTGAGCCATGAGATGGGCTGGAAAGAGATGCAGCGTGCGGGGCGAAATGTCGAAAAAGTCGTGCTTTCTAATGCTCTTGATTTAGCTTTAGAAGACCGCATTTTTGTACATGAAAATAAGACGATTATTTTCTAA
- a CDS encoding tRNA (cytidine(34)-2'-O)-methyltransferase, which translates to MFNIVLVHPQIPQNTGSIGRMCVNTDCALHIIKPTVFDLSEKAVRRAGLDYWHLLELHVWENVEAFLEANATKEERFFYATTKTKQRYFDVRYQPGDFLFFGGESTGLPMELMQRRFENAVTIPMGKQGRSLNQATSAGIVLYEAIRQNYEAFAAL; encoded by the coding sequence ATGTTTAACATCGTTTTAGTACATCCGCAAATCCCCCAAAACACGGGAAGCATTGGGCGCATGTGTGTCAATACCGATTGCGCGCTTCACATCATTAAGCCCACAGTGTTTGATTTGAGTGAAAAAGCCGTACGGCGCGCGGGGCTTGATTATTGGCATTTGCTAGAGCTACATGTATGGGAAAATGTGGAAGCGTTTTTGGAAGCAAATGCCACCAAAGAAGAGCGCTTTTTTTACGCTACGACCAAAACCAAACAGCGTTATTTTGACGTGCGGTATCAGCCTGGGGATTTTTTGTTCTTTGGAGGCGAATCTACAGGGCTTCCCATGGAGCTCATGCAACGGCGTTTTGAAAATGCTGTGACTATTCCCATGGGAAAACAAGGGCGTAGCCTCAACCAAGCCACCAGCGCAGGGATTGTGTTGTATGAAGCCATTCGTCAAAACTACGAGGCGTTTGCGGCGCTGTGA